The following proteins are co-located in the Corynebacterium kalinowskii genome:
- a CDS encoding copper transporter → MAKKKRPTGTAIAGLAFGIALGTAFGTYVLSPNLPGGANEESHKAVAELAEAKSEAAINDAQASAADSYIAATAGDTVSNALKDRPVLIFRTADANEDDVKAVTELRTKSGAKDAGTITLTEKFFSMDGADPLKSIVANTLPAGAQLSTTQLDPGTHAGEALGAALLLNKDNGEPLASTEDRALLLKALRDGGYINYPDGTVLPAQLVIVITGDSDGVGDKNFAAVHQATFAKALDKKANGVVVAGRVNTAAENGVIGQLRKDAQSGVSTVDSVDRAFGQIATILAGREQLENKQGDYGTANDVDAVSPGKPKD, encoded by the coding sequence ATGGCTAAGAAGAAGCGTCCAACTGGCACCGCTATCGCAGGTCTAGCATTCGGTATCGCACTGGGCACCGCTTTTGGTACCTATGTTTTGTCCCCGAACCTGCCAGGCGGGGCCAACGAGGAAAGCCACAAGGCTGTGGCTGAACTAGCTGAGGCCAAGTCCGAGGCCGCGATCAATGATGCCCAAGCCAGCGCGGCTGATTCCTACATTGCCGCTACAGCGGGTGACACTGTTTCGAATGCACTCAAAGATCGTCCGGTACTGATTTTCCGTACTGCGGATGCCAACGAGGACGATGTGAAGGCAGTGACCGAGCTGCGCACCAAGTCGGGTGCGAAGGATGCGGGCACTATCACGCTGACCGAGAAGTTCTTCTCCATGGACGGCGCCGATCCGCTCAAGTCTATCGTGGCTAACACGTTGCCTGCGGGCGCGCAGCTGTCTACCACCCAGCTTGACCCGGGCACTCACGCCGGCGAAGCCTTGGGCGCGGCGCTGCTGCTCAACAAGGACAACGGCGAGCCACTGGCCAGCACCGAAGACCGTGCACTGCTGCTTAAGGCGCTACGCGATGGCGGCTACATCAATTACCCAGATGGCACCGTCCTGCCAGCTCAGCTGGTTATCGTTATTACCGGCGACTCGGACGGCGTGGGCGATAAGAACTTCGCTGCCGTCCACCAAGCTACGTTTGCCAAGGCCCTGGATAAGAAGGCCAACGGGGTGGTCGTGGCAGGTCGCGTGAACACCGCCGCAGAAAACGGCGTGATTGGTCAGTTGCGCAAGGACGCTCAGTCTGGCGTTTCTACCGTGGATTCGGTGGACCGCGCTTTCGGCCAGATTGCCACTATCTTGGCCGGCCGGGAGCAGTTGGAGAACAAGCAGGGCGACTACGGCACCGCCAACGATGTCGACGCTGTCTCCCCAGGTAAGCCAAAGGACTAG
- a CDS encoding NUDIX domain-containing protein, with protein MHNFEVRSSELLLDSPIIAVRRDAVVMPGGEVANREIVEHFGAVAIFAFDGEKIPLVRQYRHCVKQRLWELPAGILDVADEDPLECAKRELQEETGLAATNWSLIVDLVSSPGFCEESIRVFLATDLSEVERPEPEHEEADMQLEWFTLQEAVDMVLRGEIVNGIAIAAIMTGARLIESGNTGRSTDEPFELRPTSMAERRKAAGLHADMKRL; from the coding sequence ATGCACAACTTTGAGGTTCGTTCGTCGGAGTTGCTGCTGGATTCTCCGATTATCGCGGTGCGTCGCGACGCGGTAGTCATGCCAGGTGGCGAGGTGGCGAACCGGGAGATCGTCGAGCACTTCGGCGCCGTCGCGATCTTCGCCTTCGACGGCGAGAAGATCCCACTGGTGCGCCAGTACCGTCATTGCGTGAAGCAGCGTCTGTGGGAGCTGCCTGCCGGCATTCTCGATGTCGCGGACGAGGATCCTTTAGAGTGTGCCAAGCGTGAGCTGCAGGAAGAGACTGGACTGGCGGCCACCAACTGGTCCCTTATTGTAGACCTAGTCAGCAGTCCCGGCTTTTGCGAAGAATCCATTCGAGTATTCCTCGCTACCGACCTGTCCGAGGTTGAGCGCCCGGAGCCGGAGCACGAAGAGGCCGACATGCAGCTGGAATGGTTCACTTTGCAGGAGGCCGTGGACATGGTGCTGCGCGGAGAGATCGTCAACGGCATTGCCATCGCCGCGATCATGACCGGCGCTAGGCTCATCGAATCCGGGAATACCGGACGCTCCACCGATGAGCCGTTCGAGCTGCGCCCGACGTCGATGGCCGAGCGGCGCAAAGCTGCCGGC